In Clupea harengus chromosome 1, Ch_v2.0.2, whole genome shotgun sequence, one DNA window encodes the following:
- the nags gene encoding N-acetylglutamate synthase, mitochondrial, whose amino-acid sequence MLLKFLTSRLNMAKVNAGTCSCRAMVMAGQLLSKPSPLSQQNNRQQRFLKLQRRVMATSAAGRGNKTPALVQQEIPSSLPLSDRHSVSNRTFIYRDVKAFLNEIGGDPREARYWLTQFQRANLSQVPAFAVLEVDESVFENREMLQSLAFGLSFLQRMDMKPVVVMGLLSGSLADGDEPRAELVRRCQLLTEVLQHNTASVMPFFSAEALIQVQEPPQGSSVSPSSITVDMDLLQWSLDCGTIPLVCPVGRDPSGRSVVLHSVDVTAAVARALQPFKVMFLNNRGGLRSQKHKVLDSVSLPGDLPALSEAAWLTAVERRQVCAIAQLLNQLPSESSAVVTSASTLLTELFSHKGSGTLFKNGDPIHKYSSLDDIDLNRLLILINKSFGKTLKEDYIASLKGRLHSIYLSEGYSAAAIITTESVSSGTLYLDKFVVSSSKQGQGTSQILWECIRQDLGKLFWRSRATNRINPWYFKHCDGSFVNGSWTVFWFGLTDIRESYELVEYAKRLPDVFCSPEQTDKALEPPPGS is encoded by the exons ATGTTACTAAAGTTTCTAACATCAAGATTAAACATGGCCAAAGTTAATGCTGGTACGTGTAGCTGCAGAGCCATGGTCATGGCTGGCCAGCTTTTGTCTAAACCCTCACCACTGAGCCAGCAAAATAACCGCCAGCAGAGATTCCTGAAACTTCAGCGCAGAGTGATGGCCACCAGCGCCGCTGGACGGGGCAACAAAACCCCGGCTTTGGTTCAACAAGAAATACCCAGTTCTCTCCCACTGTCCGACCGTCACAGTGTGTCAAATCGCACATTTATTTACCGGGACGTCAAAGCATTTCTTAATGAAATAGGCGGAGATCCCAGAGAAGCTCGCTACTGGCTCACACAGTTCCAGAGAGCAAATCTTTCCCAAGTGCCTGCATTTGCTGTTTTGGAG GTTGATGAGTCTGTATTCGAGAACCGTGAGATGCTGCAGAGCCTGGCCTTCGGGCTCTCCTTCCTGCAGCGGATGGACATGAAGCCAGTGGTGGTAATGGGGCTCCTGTCAGGCAGCTTGGCGGATGGAGATGAGCCCAGGGCGGAGCTGGTGCGCCGTTGCCAGTTGCTGACCGAGGTGCTGCAGCACAACACTGCCAGTGTCATGCCCTTCTTCAGCGCCGAGGCCCTGATTCAGGTGCAGGAGCCGCCTCAGGGCAGCAG TGTCAGCCCCTCCTCCATCACTGTGGATATGGACCTGCTACAGTGGAGCCTGGACTGCGGCACCATCCCGCTGGTGTGTCCGGTGGGCCGCGATCCGTCGGGCCGCTCGGTGGTTCTGCACTCTGTGGATGTTACCGCGGCAGTGGCGCGAGCGCTGCAGCCTTTTAAGGTCATGTTCCTAAACAACAGAGGAGGCCTCCGCTCCCAGAAACACAAG GTTTTGGATTCGGTGTCGTTGCCGGGCGACTTGCCGGCTTTGTCGGAGGCAGCTTGGCTGACGGCAGTCGAACGTCGGCAGGTGTGTGCCATTGCACAGCTCCTGAACCAACTGCCCAGCGAGTCTTCTGCTGTGGTCACCTCTGCCAGCACACTCCTGACCGAGCTTTTCAGCCACAAgg GCTCTGGAACACTGTTTAAAAATGGAGATCCCATTCACAA GTACAGCAGCCTGGATGACATCGACCTGAAccgcctcctcatcctcatcaacaAGTCATTTGGGAAGACTCTGAAGGAGGATTACATAGCGTCACTGAAAGGTCGCTTGCACTCCATCTACCTGTCTGAGGG GTACAGCGCTGCTGCCATCATCACCACGGAGAGTGTGAGCAGTGGCACGCTCTACCTGGACAAGTTTGTGGTGAGCAGTAGCAAGCAGGGCCAGGGCACCAGCCAAATCCTGTGGGAGTGCATCCGCCAAGACCTGGGCAAGCTCTTCTGGCGGTCCCGGGCCACCAACCGCATCAACCCCTG GTACTTCAAGCACTGTGACGGCAGCTTTGTCAACGGCAGCTGGACCGTGTTCTGGTTCGGCCTGACGGACATCAGGGAGTCGTACGAGCTGGTGGAGTACGCCAAGCGACTGCCCGACGTCTTCTGCAGCCCAGAGCAGACGGACAAGGCATTGGAGCCCCCACCAGGATCCTGA
- the LOC105912831 gene encoding LOW QUALITY PROTEIN: beta-1,4 N-acetylgalactosaminyltransferase 2-like (The sequence of the model RefSeq protein was modified relative to this genomic sequence to represent the inferred CDS: inserted 3 bases in 2 codons): MLSIATTSVHNLNELLAQVTYSSVVYLLETGDLDFNFEDYEVVLPVTIKRPVLPVLYDLGEDNNSQVTFVTETFLGYRELRLLIKTIKVRYPDIRIIVADDGQRTEWVGGRNVDQYIMPPAKGWFXLPVSQVTAKYFLWVDDDFYFMXTSIEKFVEIIESVPELDVVSF, encoded by the exons ATGCTCAGTATTGCCACCACCAGTGTGCACAACCTTAATGAGCTTCTGGCACAGGTGACCTACTCCAGCGTGGTGTACCTCTTAGAAACAGGAGATCTGG attTTAACTTTGAGGACTATGAGGTCGTCTTACCAGTCACAATCAAGAGGCCTGTGCTTCCTGTTTTATATGATCTGGGTGAAG aCAATAATTCTCAAGTGACCTTCGTCACTGAGACGTTCTTAGGATACAGAGAGCTGAGGTTGTTGATCAAAACCATCAAGGTAAGATACCCAGACATCCGAATCATTGTTGCAGATGACGGCCAGAGGACAGAATGGGTGGGGGGTCGCAACGTTGACCAGTACATCATGCCCCCAGCTAAG GGCTGGT TACTGCCCGTCTCTCAGGTCACAGCCAAGTACTTCCTGTGGGTGGACGACGACTTTTACTTCAT AACCAGCATAGAGAAGTTTGTGGAGATCATTGAGTCTGTGCCAGAGCTGGATGTGGTGAGTTTTTAA